DNA sequence from the Phyllopteryx taeniolatus isolate TA_2022b chromosome 14, UOR_Ptae_1.2, whole genome shotgun sequence genome:
acatttcaggaaaaaaatcaattatcaCTAGGTTCAACGAAATTGTGCTCAGCCCCTCGCATAAGACAAACGGAGCACGGGCATGTATGTACTCGAGCCGCCCTTTGGGAACAACAACAATTTCGGGACTTCAGtttgggaccttctctgccttttcttcttctcaacTACACTCCATCACGTACAGTAGAGCAGAACGTGGTACCGCAGTGAAGGAGCGCAACTCGAAATGTGGACTTTTTCCGTatgctgtaaaaacccataaacaACCAAACAGATCTgcgatggacacacacacacacaccatttccTAATTTCTTCTTCTGCATCACAAGAACAAGGACAATGACACCTTGAAGGACCTACTCAAAGCCAGTGTGGAGAAACCGGTCAAGATGCTGGTGTACTCCTCAAAGACGCTGGAGCTGCGGGAGTCCACAGTCACACCCAGCAACCTGTGGGGGGGCCAGGGCTTGCTCGGGGTCTCCATTCGCTTCTGCAGCTTCGAAGGAGCCAACGAGAACGTTTGGCACGTTCTGGTACGTCAACCCGACCGTTGCGGCTGTCTCGTTCACGTCGCCCACTGCTCCCTCGCTGTGCTCTTCATAGGAAGTGGAGCCCAATTCCCCCGCAGCCCTCGCCGGTTTGAGGCCGCACACGGACTACATCATCGGCGCGGACACCGTTATGAACGAGGTGGGTTAGCGGTGTTGTCTTCGTCTTCGCCATTCGCGCGTGTTGCGTTTGTATCCTTCACCCGGTCCCGACGATCGTGTGGCGTTCCCGCGCAGTCCGAGGACCTGTTCTCCTTGATCGAGAGCCACGAGGGGAAGGGCCTGAAGCTCTACGTGTACAACACCGACACCGACAACTGCAGAGAGGTGGTCATCACACCCAACGGCGCCTGGGGAGGAGAGGGCAGGTAATACACTTGACGCGCTCAGATGAAACCGATGCAAGATGTTCATGTTTTCTTCCAAAAGAGGAATAACATGCTCATGTCTAGACGTGTTGATGCTCCGAAAttgaggggtggggtgggggggggggcagagatAGCACCAACAGCACCCCGATGAAACGGTATGAAAATTTCACATGatcaatagtaataataatattcaaacGATCAGTTATTggtattatttttgaaaatgctcAATTGCAatgaatatttttgtctttatggTTACCACTTAGTCCCATCACCCGGCATCTGTGCAATATGTTTTGGACTTTTGGGGCATTACTACACCGGAAGGATCAAAGTTCCAATTAGAAAGAAAATGTCTTCAATTCGGCTGCTAACGAACAAAACAGAGGAAGTAATTAGCCTGTTTATTGCTTACGCAGTCAGTCGAAGCGCCTTTTGCAAGCAGTAATGCAAAACATTCAATCTAATTTATAGTTTGGTAATCATAAACTAAGGACAATATCCGTTTGATATATTTAGGAAAATAGCGCGAGCCCCGCGCACACGACATGAGGTGTCCGGGCTGGTCCACcgataattaaaattaataattaattatatattatatatatatatatatagttggggaaaatgtatttcgGCATAATTCTTATCTTAGCAAGACAACCGGATCTCATGAGTTTTTCGTGTTATGAGACCTTGCTCGGTTGGTTTATTATTGCAAGCCAAAATGTGAGTTACGAGTGAGCTTCAGATGCGCTAGCACTCAAGTGAAGTGGGACACTTCGTTTTTCTGCCCCGCCCGCCGCAGCCTCGGATGCGGGATCGGCTACGGATACCTCCACAGGATTCCCACGCGACCTTTCGAGGAGGGGAAGAAGATCTGCTTCCCGGGAAACGCTTCTGGCGAGCCCGTCGCTCCTCTGAAGGACGGCTTCACCGAGGTCTTCAATATTTCCTAACATTGAACTTGTACAAGCGGGAGGGGCGATGTCTGAACATGACGAAACAATTGCTCAGGTCCAGTTGTCGGCCGTGACCCCGCCTCGCAGTGACCCCGCGCTCCCACCCGGCCTTGAAGACTCGCTGTCTGGCCTGTCCATCAGCACAGCCCCGCCCCCCACCATGCCGAGCGAGCTGCAGACGGGTAAAGTCCCGacaatttcaaatgttcaaTTTCAGTTTACGGTAGCTATGACTCACTCTGACCGGTCACATTTGGTGAAGGAGAGGTCtgaaaatagttcaactttcTCAAACGTGCTGCTGTGGCGACAGACCATAATCGTTTGTGAGGCTGACAGACGATGAAAACGTATGGAATTTCAATTGAATTTCATCTCCCGCTGCTACTCtcaagtccatttttttttttttgcaattattgtagcatttctcttgaGTGTGAGGCTTAAAGTGGAGTTtta
Encoded proteins:
- the gorasp2 gene encoding Golgi reassembly-stacking protein 2 → MGGSQSVEIPGGGSEGYHVLRVQENSPGHRAGLEPFFDFIVSINNTRLNKDNDTLKDLLKASVEKPVKMLVYSSKTLELRESTVTPSNLWGGQGLLGVSIRFCSFEGANENVWHVLEVEPNSPAALAGLRPHTDYIIGADTVMNESEDLFSLIESHEGKGLKLYVYNTDTDNCREVVITPNGAWGGEGSLGCGIGYGYLHRIPTRPFEEGKKICFPGNASGEPVAPLKDGFTEVQLSAVTPPRSDPALPPGLEDSLSGLSISTAPPPTMPSELQTGLPTVPLLPSSGPSLSPLAPLNPATASFNPATTLPGLMPLPAGLPPLPHLPNLNLPLPDLGAISLAGSGNLMPAGTAVPPLSAPLNIPGLGPLPPLPAMLPSQLTPLLPKGGAPVLPASAAATSAGDAANVTELRPPAATTPASS